The following coding sequences are from one Arcobacter nitrofigilis DSM 7299 window:
- the fumC gene encoding class II fumarate hydratase has protein sequence MDDRIEKDTMGEIKVPNDKYWAAQTQRSLENFPIGIEKMPKEIIKAFAYLKKSCAIVNFDLKKLPIEKKDVISKVCDEIIEGKLDDNFPLAVWQTGSGTQSNMNLNEVIASRATELLGKDFRVEKLIHPNDDVNKGQSSNDTYPSAMRIAFVLELQKQLIPSINKLKTTLENKTKEFEDIIKIGRTHLQDATPLTLGQEFSAYVEMLEKALNQIDDSMKYICELAIGGTAVGTGLNSHPDFSRLVCENLNINTNTNYKFISHPNKFHSLTSHDGEVFLSGALNALASNLMKMANDIRWLASGPRCGIGELNIPENEPGSSIMPGKVNPTQSEAMTMVAVQVMGNHTTVSISASQGNFELNVFKPVIAYNILQSIRLLSDTMKAFNDNCAVGISANNKNIEKYLNDSLMLVTALNPYIGYEKAALIAKTAHKNGTTLKEEALRLGILSEKEFEEYVKPQEMVRPKI, from the coding sequence ATGGATGATAGAATTGAAAAAGATACTATGGGAGAAATCAAGGTTCCAAATGACAAATATTGGGCAGCTCAGACCCAAAGAAGTTTGGAAAACTTTCCCATAGGTATTGAAAAAATGCCAAAAGAGATAATCAAAGCTTTTGCATATTTAAAAAAATCATGCGCAATAGTAAATTTCGATTTAAAAAAACTTCCAATAGAAAAAAAAGATGTTATAAGTAAAGTTTGTGATGAAATAATTGAGGGAAAACTTGATGATAATTTTCCTTTAGCTGTTTGGCAAACAGGAAGTGGAACCCAATCAAATATGAATTTAAATGAAGTAATAGCTTCAAGAGCAACTGAACTTTTAGGAAAAGATTTTAGAGTTGAAAAATTAATTCATCCAAATGATGATGTAAATAAAGGTCAAAGTTCAAATGACACATATCCTAGTGCCATGAGAATAGCTTTTGTTTTAGAGTTACAAAAACAACTAATCCCATCAATAAATAAACTAAAAACAACCCTAGAAAATAAAACAAAAGAGTTTGAAGATATTATTAAAATAGGAAGAACACATCTTCAAGATGCTACACCACTTACTTTAGGACAAGAGTTTTCAGCTTATGTTGAGATGTTAGAAAAAGCATTAAATCAAATAGATGACAGTATGAAGTATATTTGTGAACTTGCTATTGGAGGAACGGCTGTTGGTACAGGACTAAATTCTCATCCAGATTTTTCGCGCCTTGTTTGTGAAAACTTGAATATAAATACTAATACAAACTATAAATTTATCTCACATCCAAATAAATTTCACTCTTTAACTTCCCATGATGGAGAAGTTTTTTTAAGTGGAGCCTTAAATGCCTTAGCTAGTAATCTGATGAAAATGGCAAATGATATAAGATGGTTAGCTTCAGGTCCTAGATGTGGAATAGGAGAGTTAAATATCCCAGAAAATGAACCGGGAAGTTCAATTATGCCTGGAAAAGTAAATCCAACCCAAAGTGAAGCTATGACAATGGTTGCTGTTCAAGTTATGGGAAACCATACAACAGTTAGTATTAGCGCTAGTCAAGGAAATTTTGAATTAAATGTCTTTAAGCCTGTGATTGCTTATAATATTTTGCAGTCAATTAGACTCTTAAGTGATACTATGAAAGCCTTTAATGATAATTGTGCAGTTGGAATAAGTGCAAATAATAAAAATATAGAAAAATACTTAAATGATTCTTTGATGCTTGTAACTGCATTAAATCCATATATTGGTTATGAAAAAGCAGCACTTATAGCAAAAACTGCACATAAAAATGGAACAACTTTAAAAGAAGAAGCGCTAAGATTGGGAATACTTAGTGAAAAAGAGTTTGAGGAGTATGTAAAACCCCAAGAGATGGTAAGACCTAAGATTTAA
- a CDS encoding DUF5718 family protein produces MKKYNINTEDLKDYLGFGVAGNFANHLGEAGEADEFSVIKTEEKDAPKGLFPFYIPNEESYLGQFPICTDKINHNGIEHLQVEAEVGLICDFVYENNKLVDLKPRYFGAFNDCSNRVQDGKMLSTKKNWGKSSKGIAPEFIEIDSFDEAGILNKYHIASFLKRDGIVHDYGTISAVNSYSYFFGQLKDWMIDKFNTQEEVGPLEALPQYFKEINNKKGILIAAGATAYTEFGKHHYLEKGDEIFIYVYNAHFHSFEDILHDMSGSDVLLSQCSKLHQIVQ; encoded by the coding sequence ATGAAAAAATACAATATAAATACAGAAGACTTAAAAGATTATTTAGGTTTTGGTGTTGCAGGAAACTTCGCAAATCACTTAGGGGAAGCAGGTGAAGCAGATGAGTTTTCAGTAATCAAAACAGAGGAAAAAGATGCTCCAAAAGGATTATTTCCTTTTTATATTCCAAATGAGGAGAGTTATTTAGGACAATTTCCTATTTGTACAGATAAGATAAATCATAATGGAATAGAGCATTTACAAGTTGAAGCAGAAGTAGGATTAATTTGTGATTTTGTATATGAAAATAACAAATTAGTAGATTTAAAACCAAGATATTTTGGAGCATTTAATGATTGCTCAAATAGGGTGCAAGATGGGAAGATGTTAAGCACTAAAAAAAATTGGGGAAAATCATCAAAGGGAATTGCACCAGAATTTATTGAAATAGATAGTTTTGATGAAGCTGGAATTTTAAACAAATACCATATTGCTTCATTTTTAAAAAGAGATGGAATTGTACATGATTATGGAACAATTAGTGCTGTAAATTCATATTCATACTTTTTTGGTCAATTAAAAGATTGGATGATAGATAAATTTAATACCCAAGAAGAAGTAGGTCCACTTGAAGCCTTACCTCAATATTTCAAAGAAATAAATAATAAAAAAGGTATCTTAATAGCAGCAGGGGCTACTGCTTATACTGAGTTTGGGAAACATCACTATTTAGAAAAAGGGGATGAAATATTTATATATGTTTATAATGCCCACTTTCACTCTTTTGAAGATATTTTACACGATATGTCAGGGTCAGATGTATTACTTTCACAGTGTTCTAAACTTCATCAAATAGTTCAATAA
- a CDS encoding HpcH/HpaI aldolase/citrate lyase family protein, giving the protein MTHPNEALFESGKSLPIIPTCEHFAGSEKLILKGFEMQKKLGPVFDITCDCEDGAETGKEVEHAEMIVRVVNSDANPYAMAGTRIHDFSHPDWRQDIDILVPGAGEKLAYITLPKSTCYEDAKTQIEYIQKVAKEAGIKREIPIHILIETHGALRDVEKTATLPWLQVLDFGLMDFVSGYQGAIAAINMRSPGQFEHRLIAAAKAKVCQAAIENHVIPCHNVTLDLKNPYQTFKDAERARNEFGFMRMWSIYPTQVQAIVDAMKPDFTELEAAQNILLAAQDHEWGPIQYDGELHDRATYRYFWELVQRAKFSGGKLQDEVEKRFFA; this is encoded by the coding sequence ATGACACATCCAAACGAAGCATTATTTGAATCGGGAAAATCTTTACCAATCATCCCAACTTGTGAGCACTTTGCAGGTAGCGAAAAGCTAATCCTAAAAGGTTTTGAAATGCAAAAAAAACTAGGACCAGTTTTTGATATCACTTGTGATTGTGAAGATGGAGCAGAAACAGGAAAAGAAGTTGAACATGCAGAGATGATTGTTAGAGTTGTAAACTCTGATGCAAATCCTTATGCTATGGCAGGGACTAGAATCCATGATTTCTCACACCCTGATTGGAGACAAGATATTGATATTTTAGTTCCGGGTGCTGGTGAAAAACTGGCATATATTACTCTGCCAAAATCTACTTGTTATGAAGATGCAAAAACTCAAATTGAGTATATTCAAAAAGTGGCAAAAGAAGCTGGAATAAAAAGAGAGATTCCTATTCATATTTTAATTGAAACTCATGGAGCATTAAGAGATGTTGAAAAAACTGCAACCTTACCTTGGTTACAAGTTTTAGATTTCGGTCTTATGGACTTTGTTTCTGGTTATCAAGGTGCAATTGCTGCTATTAATATGAGAAGTCCAGGACAATTTGAACATAGATTAATTGCAGCTGCTAAAGCAAAAGTATGTCAAGCAGCTATTGAAAATCATGTTATTCCTTGTCACAATGTAACTTTAGATTTAAAAAATCCATATCAAACATTTAAAGACGCAGAGAGAGCAAGAAATGAGTTTGGATTTATGAGAATGTGGTCAATCTATCCAACACAAGTACAAGCGATCGTAGATGCTATGAAACCAGATTTTACAGAACTTGAAGCTGCACAAAATATTTTATTAGCTGCACAAGATCACGAGTGGGGACCAATTCAATATGATGGTGAACTACACGATAGAGCAACATATAGATACTTTTGGGAACTAGTTCAAAGAGCTAAATTCTCTGGTGGAAAACTTCAAGATGAGGTAGAAAAAAGATTTTTTGCTTAA
- a CDS encoding MaoC family dehydratase yields the protein MSKISTKINFGNFFEDFEIGQKIVHPLPRTISDGDVSFYIALTGSRFSLNSSDILAQEMGYTKKPLDDLLMFHLTFGKSVQDISLNAIANLGYAEVSFPNPVFVGDTVRLETEIIGLKENSNGKSGVVYVHSIGYNQDENEVLNLKRWVMVHKRNKGEMSGINIVPTFAKTQAIKEEINIPVLKDINTDVTGGNYFFEDYEAGERLNHAEGITIDDSDHTLATKLYQNNAKVHFDDFMMKSTPMGQRLMYGGHVISIARSISFNGLQNAQWIYSINSGAHANPTYAGDTIYAYTEVVETIEHKREDLGLLRLRTVALKNHRPETFDTTFDENGKYKKEVVLDLDYTVVIPKKQK from the coding sequence ATGTCTAAAATAAGTACTAAAATTAATTTTGGGAACTTCTTTGAAGATTTTGAAATTGGTCAAAAAATAGTTCATCCACTTCCAAGAACAATAAGTGATGGTGATGTATCTTTTTACATCGCTCTTACTGGAAGTAGATTTTCTTTAAATTCATCGGATATTTTAGCTCAAGAGATGGGTTATACAAAAAAACCACTTGATGATTTATTGATGTTTCATTTGACATTTGGAAAATCTGTTCAAGATATCTCTTTAAATGCAATTGCAAACTTGGGTTATGCAGAAGTATCTTTCCCTAATCCCGTATTTGTAGGAGATACTGTTAGACTTGAGACTGAAATTATAGGTTTAAAAGAGAACTCAAATGGTAAAAGTGGAGTGGTTTATGTTCACTCTATTGGATATAATCAAGATGAAAATGAGGTTCTAAATCTTAAAAGATGGGTTATGGTTCACAAAAGAAACAAAGGTGAAATGAGTGGAATAAATATAGTTCCAACTTTTGCAAAAACTCAAGCCATAAAAGAAGAGATAAATATCCCAGTTTTAAAAGATATAAATACAGATGTAACTGGTGGAAATTATTTTTTTGAAGACTATGAAGCAGGTGAGAGATTAAATCATGCAGAAGGTATTACTATTGATGATAGTGATCATACACTTGCAACTAAACTTTATCAAAATAATGCAAAAGTACATTTTGATGATTTTATGATGAAATCTACTCCAATGGGTCAAAGACTTATGTATGGTGGACATGTTATTTCAATAGCTAGAAGTATTTCATTTAATGGTTTACAAAATGCCCAATGGATTTATTCTATAAATAGTGGAGCTCATGCAAACCCAACATATGCAGGAGATACTATTTATGCCTATACTGAAGTAGTTGAAACTATTGAGCATAAAAGAGAAGATTTGGGACTATTGAGACTAAGAACAGTAGCTCTTAAAAACCATAGACCAGAAACTTTTGATACTACTTTTGATGAAAATGGAAAGTATAAAAAAGAAGTTGTATTAGACTTAGACTACACTGTAGTTATACCAAAAAAACAAAAATAA
- a CDS encoding aldolase/citrate lyase family protein yields the protein MSSTIKIEVPEFLNIGVACTSSHLGTPKENSTAMVIEDDKLGTDEITYKDLAKKSDQVANFLTSIGIGARDRVLVCLKNSLAYPISFFGAIKAGIIAVPTSTLLSGSEVKYLAEDSQASAIVMSATMYENLVPYLENVDNLKTIIVAAIDSVDNLKKPKGINVYALSEILKNGDATPNHYKSKSGEPAYLVYTSGTTGYPKGVLHSHRSLVGRTPATEYWFNFKENDRIMHSGKFNWTYVLGSALMDPLYNGHTVIAYEGANDASTWINLIKKHKCTIFIGVPTIYRQIIQKTDFKIDDCPSLRYCMSAGEHLSDEMLGLWRERFKQDIYEAIGMSECSYYISHSVNNPIRPGSAGFVQPGHIVKLLDPNTLEEVGTEEEGMICIGVDDPGLFLEYWQLDDETAKAKHDGYFFTGDYAKKDKDGYIWFIGRKDDIINTFGFRVSPHEIERVVKTHDKVADCVAFGLDIEKDKTLVAIAVIGHKPLSQEEEAEILKYSQDNLAKYKAPKRIFAMSDYPRTKNGKVLRKQLVKNIHEQEAALSVGEEIIEYKARRSLLYVPSYNKKYVKKAKTVLADTVIFDLEAILTEQKEAGRAVLKEVFKEEGSKFGESERVLRVNNLGSEDLQKDLELAKELELDGILFSKIDNKEDVLAAAKLIDEVNSELTMMIMIESPLAVLNIQEICAATSRVEVIVAGSNKLANRLQIDVKKGSKAIINYLSQIALAAKAYDKVVIDGPHYDVHDEFACEDSTKDAFDLGFDGKALVHPVQIEYINDIFTPKREEVKEYEEMISLYEDAVKDGKEVILYQDKLVDISRIKWAKKMITLYETYKSLGQNLFGK from the coding sequence ATGAGTTCAACTATTAAAATCGAAGTACCTGAATTTTTAAATATTGGGGTTGCTTGTACATCATCTCATTTGGGAACACCAAAAGAGAATAGTACAGCAATGGTTATAGAAGATGATAAATTAGGTACTGATGAAATAACATATAAAGATTTAGCTAAAAAATCTGACCAAGTTGCAAATTTCCTTACAAGTATCGGAATTGGAGCAAGGGATAGGGTTTTAGTTTGTTTAAAAAATTCATTGGCTTATCCAATTTCATTTTTTGGGGCAATAAAAGCTGGAATCATTGCAGTTCCAACTTCTACACTTTTAAGTGGTTCTGAGGTTAAATATCTTGCAGAAGATTCACAAGCAAGTGCAATTGTTATGTCTGCAACTATGTATGAAAACCTAGTTCCATATTTAGAAAATGTAGATAACTTAAAGACAATAATTGTAGCAGCTATTGATAGTGTAGATAATCTTAAAAAACCAAAAGGTATAAATGTGTATGCCTTAAGTGAGATTTTAAAAAATGGTGATGCAACACCAAATCACTATAAATCAAAATCAGGTGAACCAGCATATTTAGTATATACATCAGGAACAACTGGTTATCCAAAGGGAGTTTTACACTCTCATAGATCACTTGTGGGAAGAACTCCTGCAACTGAGTATTGGTTTAACTTCAAAGAAAATGACAGAATCATGCATTCTGGAAAATTTAACTGGACTTATGTTTTAGGTTCTGCTTTGATGGATCCTTTATATAATGGTCATACAGTTATTGCATATGAAGGTGCAAATGATGCTTCAACTTGGATAAATCTAATCAAAAAACATAAATGTACTATTTTTATTGGAGTTCCAACTATTTATAGACAAATTATTCAAAAAACTGATTTCAAAATAGATGATTGTCCAAGTTTAAGATATTGCATGAGTGCAGGAGAACATTTATCAGATGAGATGTTAGGACTTTGGAGAGAAAGATTTAAACAAGATATTTATGAAGCAATAGGTATGAGTGAATGTTCTTATTATATTTCACACTCTGTTAATAATCCAATAAGACCAGGAAGTGCAGGCTTTGTGCAACCAGGACATATCGTAAAACTGTTAGATCCAAATACTTTAGAAGAAGTGGGAACTGAAGAAGAGGGAATGATTTGTATTGGAGTTGATGATCCAGGTTTATTTTTAGAGTATTGGCAATTGGACGATGAAACAGCAAAAGCTAAACATGATGGATACTTTTTTACAGGTGATTATGCTAAAAAAGACAAGGATGGATATATTTGGTTCATAGGTAGAAAAGATGATATTATCAATACCTTTGGCTTTAGAGTATCTCCACATGAGATTGAAAGAGTTGTAAAAACCCATGATAAAGTTGCTGATTGTGTTGCTTTTGGTTTAGATATTGAAAAAGATAAAACCTTAGTTGCTATTGCAGTGATTGGACATAAACCTTTAAGCCAAGAAGAAGAGGCTGAGATTTTAAAATATTCTCAAGATAACTTGGCAAAATACAAAGCGCCTAAAAGAATATTTGCCATGAGTGATTATCCAAGAACTAAAAATGGTAAAGTTTTAAGAAAACAACTTGTTAAGAACATCCATGAACAAGAGGCTGCTTTAAGTGTTGGGGAAGAGATTATAGAATATAAAGCGAGAAGATCACTTTTATATGTTCCTTCATACAATAAAAAGTATGTGAAAAAAGCAAAAACTGTTTTAGCAGATACAGTAATTTTTGATTTGGAAGCTATTTTAACAGAACAAAAAGAGGCTGGAAGAGCTGTTTTAAAAGAGGTATTTAAAGAAGAGGGTTCAAAATTTGGAGAATCAGAAAGAGTTCTTAGGGTTAATAATTTAGGAAGTGAAGACTTACAAAAGGATTTAGAACTTGCAAAAGAGCTAGAGCTTGATGGAATACTTTTTTCTAAAATTGATAATAAAGAAGATGTTCTAGCAGCAGCAAAATTAATTGATGAGGTAAATTCTGAATTAACGATGATGATAATGATAGAGTCACCCTTGGCAGTTTTAAATATTCAAGAGATATGTGCTGCAACTTCTAGAGTTGAAGTTATAGTTGCAGGTTCTAATAAACTTGCAAATAGACTTCAAATAGATGTAAAAAAAGGTTCAAAAGCTATTATTAATTATCTATCTCAAATAGCACTTGCTGCTAAAGCTTATGATAAAGTAGTAATTGATGGACCACATTATGATGTACATGATGAGTTTGCTTGTGAAGATTCTACAAAAGATGCTTTTGATTTAGGATTTGATGGAAAAGCTTTAGTTCATCCTGTACAAATAGAGTACATAAATGATATCTTTACTCCAAAAAGAGAAGAAGTAAAAGAGTATGAAGAGATGATTTCTTTATATGAAGATGCTGTAAAAGATGGTAAAGAAGTGATTTTATATCAGGATAAACTTGTTGATATTAGTAGAATCAAATGGGCTAAAAAGATGATAACTCTTTATGAAACATATAAATCTTTAGGTCAAAATCTATTTGGTAAATAA
- a CDS encoding HpcH/HpaI aldolase/citrate lyase family protein yields MTSSVIDLSKLTANDDLKPVLGGYWPGIQIYYPPIKFNPLDGSYETMEQAKLRLQKHAYKTKAHTVLFDLEDGCRQKAMSRELLIQELPKFPQRDFQIAIRINPFRTDEYEEDLKMLKQVHKYIDAIVLAKAGEVYGDAEIRDLSSWLVSIGSSLQIQPIIEHPKSLQIADRLMSHSTVQHVVFGIHDFSKAMAYKITPEGWIDELETFFNMLTMEARIKGKGVIGGVEVLLTPNSLPDSCVEKKDIRRWLDLHGDNASRHVYEHAKRETAMGLTGKQVITPNHINVCKVAFTPSPKEIAKDIEILSAAIEADALLSGAIRYKGEMLDPPMFGKSLQNLLRGYALRSLSKEDQAFALTVLNKMPLHTFKENWPYGQI; encoded by the coding sequence ATGACTTCTTCTGTAATAGATTTATCAAAACTAACAGCAAACGACGATTTGAAACCAGTACTTGGTGGATATTGGCCAGGGATTCAAATATATTATCCTCCAATTAAGTTTAATCCACTAGATGGAAGCTATGAGACTATGGAGCAAGCAAAACTTAGACTTCAAAAACACGCTTATAAAACAAAAGCACATACAGTGTTATTTGATTTAGAAGATGGTTGTAGACAAAAAGCTATGAGTAGGGAACTTTTAATTCAAGAGTTACCAAAATTTCCTCAAAGGGATTTTCAAATAGCTATTAGAATTAACCCTTTTAGAACTGATGAGTATGAAGAAGATTTAAAGATGTTAAAACAAGTTCATAAATACATCGATGCAATTGTATTAGCAAAAGCTGGTGAGGTTTATGGAGATGCTGAGATTAGAGATTTATCTTCTTGGTTAGTATCTATTGGTAGTAGTTTACAAATTCAACCAATCATTGAGCATCCAAAATCACTTCAAATAGCTGATAGACTTATGAGTCACTCAACTGTTCAACATGTGGTATTTGGTATCCATGACTTCTCAAAAGCAATGGCATATAAAATCACACCTGAGGGTTGGATTGATGAGTTAGAGACATTTTTTAATATGCTTACAATGGAAGCTAGAATAAAAGGTAAAGGTGTAATTGGAGGGGTTGAAGTTTTACTTACTCCTAATTCATTACCTGATTCTTGTGTTGAGAAAAAAGATATTAGAAGATGGTTAGATTTACATGGAGATAATGCTTCAAGACATGTTTATGAACATGCTAAAAGAGAGACAGCTATGGGATTAACAGGTAAACAAGTAATTACTCCAAACCATATAAATGTTTGTAAAGTTGCTTTTACTCCAAGTCCTAAAGAAATAGCAAAAGATATAGAAATATTAAGTGCTGCAATTGAAGCAGATGCACTTTTAAGTGGAGCTATTAGGTATAAAGGTGAGATGCTAGATCCACCGATGTTTGGTAAATCTTTACAAAACCTTTTAAGAGGATATGCACTTAGAAGTTTAAGTAAAGAGGATCAAGCTTTTGCCTTGACAGTATTAAATAAAATGCCGTTACATACGTTTAAAGAAAACTGGCCTTATGGTCAAATATAG
- a CDS encoding IclR family transcriptional regulator — MQNQNKSLTKGLLILKSIMHSKKPLTANFLCQTHDIDKSTMSRLITTLVNEGFIEYVENSKEIVLSDIMNNISQMEARDKIVEKTRTLLDEIFYLTQECSYIGILEKDAVLYLNQVDKSNRVLKTKDSIGLHAPLHANAFGKVLLAYENVDFRTLDLKKYTANTITTVTRLKKEIEEVKQNGYAIGFEEYEFGLFSIAVPYFNNKKEFVGTLGISGLSARVNKEKSHELGKKIFNLVNPII, encoded by the coding sequence TTGCAAAATCAAAATAAGTCATTAACAAAAGGTTTATTGATTTTAAAATCAATCATGCATTCAAAAAAACCTTTAACAGCTAATTTTTTATGTCAAACCCATGATATAGATAAAAGTACCATGTCAAGACTTATCACAACTTTGGTAAATGAAGGGTTTATTGAATATGTTGAAAACTCTAAGGAGATAGTTTTAAGTGATATTATGAATAATATATCACAGATGGAAGCAAGAGATAAAATAGTTGAGAAAACAAGAACTTTGCTTGATGAAATATTTTATTTAACTCAAGAGTGTTCATATATAGGAATACTTGAAAAAGATGCCGTTTTATATTTAAATCAAGTGGATAAATCAAATCGAGTTTTAAAAACAAAAGACTCAATAGGTCTACATGCCCCACTACATGCAAATGCCTTTGGAAAAGTTTTATTAGCATATGAAAATGTTGATTTTAGAACTTTAGATTTGAAAAAATACACAGCAAATACAATTACTACTGTTACAAGATTAAAAAAAGAGATTGAAGAAGTGAAACAAAATGGTTATGCCATTGGTTTTGAAGAGTACGAATTTGGACTTTTTTCAATAGCTGTTCCATACTTCAACAATAAAAAAGAGTTTGTAGGAACACTTGGAATATCTGGATTATCTGCAAGGGTAAATAAAGAAAAATCTCATGAACTAGGTAAAAAAATATTTAATTTAGTTAATCCTATTATTTAA